The following are from one region of the Georgenia sp. M64 genome:
- the pstS gene encoding phosphate ABC transporter substrate-binding protein PstS — protein MLLLTACGGAEEGGSGLSGPLPGAGASSQEVAMIGWLAWMSENHPDVLVSYDPVGSGSGREMFINDAIQFAGSDAAMEADELDAASERCLGGEVIELPLYISPIAVTYNLPDLDVEHLNLSPETLGRIFDGDISTWDDPAIAETNPGVDLPDTAVVPVNRSDDSGTTENFTEYLAEAAGDAWPHEASETWPISGSQSGTGTSGVITTVQAAEGTIGYVDAAQVTEDLGTVAVQVGDEFVPFSPEAAAAVVDVSPPGDGASDLRLTIDLARDTEESGAYPIVLVSYTIVCSRYAEERDVENVKALLTYIASEEGQERAGDPSVAGSAPISDQLRERVMAAIDQITVAP, from the coding sequence GTGCTCCTCCTGACCGCCTGCGGCGGGGCGGAGGAGGGCGGGTCCGGTCTGTCCGGCCCGCTGCCGGGCGCAGGGGCGTCCTCGCAGGAGGTCGCCATGATCGGCTGGCTCGCGTGGATGAGCGAGAACCACCCCGACGTGCTCGTCTCCTACGACCCGGTCGGGTCCGGCAGCGGACGCGAGATGTTCATCAACGATGCGATCCAGTTCGCCGGGTCCGACGCCGCGATGGAGGCCGACGAGCTCGACGCAGCGAGCGAGCGGTGCCTCGGCGGTGAGGTCATCGAGCTTCCCCTGTACATCTCCCCGATCGCCGTCACCTACAACCTCCCGGACCTCGACGTCGAGCACCTCAACCTCTCGCCGGAGACGCTGGGCCGGATCTTCGACGGCGACATCAGCACCTGGGACGACCCGGCGATCGCGGAGACCAACCCCGGTGTCGACCTGCCGGACACCGCCGTGGTGCCGGTCAACCGCTCGGACGACTCGGGGACGACGGAGAACTTCACCGAGTACCTCGCCGAGGCCGCCGGCGACGCCTGGCCGCACGAGGCGAGCGAGACCTGGCCGATCTCGGGCTCCCAGTCCGGCACCGGGACCTCCGGCGTCATCACGACCGTCCAGGCGGCCGAGGGCACGATCGGGTACGTCGACGCCGCCCAGGTCACCGAGGACCTCGGTACCGTCGCCGTCCAGGTCGGCGACGAGTTCGTGCCCTTCTCGCCCGAGGCGGCCGCCGCGGTCGTGGACGTCTCGCCCCCGGGGGACGGGGCGAGCGACCTGCGTCTGACCATCGACCTCGCGCGCGACACGGAGGAGTCGGGGGCCTACCCGATCGTGCTCGTCTCCTACACGATCGTGTGCTCGAGGTACGCGGAGGAGCGGGACGTCGAGAACGTCAAGGCGCTCCTGACCTACATCGCCAGCGAGGAGGGCCAGGAACGCGCCGGGGACCCGAGCGTGGCCGGCTCCGCGCCGATCTCCGACCAGCTGCGCGAGCGGGTCATGGCGGCGATCGACCAGATCACGGTCGCACCCTGA
- a CDS encoding NUDIX hydrolase, with translation MSQAAEAAAATRTCQDVQAAGALVWRQNGRKLEVLLVHRPRYDDWGWPKGKLDPGESLVECAVREVAEETGVHVALGQPLSTVRYRLKDGRVKHSHYWAAEEIDDGAQSPQGRPAVTPADGKEIDEVRWVEVGAARELLTYPHDREPLGVLVDQWRDERLRTWTMIVLRHARSRKRSAWKGPESARPLTPAGELQAHNLVPMLAAYGVEEVITSPWERCAATVRPYLEATGIGAELRPELTEDAHAKRARPVRELVRKELSRRNVPVVVCTHRPVLPTVVAEIAKRTPHRIMRQVPESDPWLKKGEMLVVHVAKRPGRSGVVAALEKYRARE, from the coding sequence GTGAGCCAGGCGGCCGAGGCCGCCGCCGCGACCCGGACGTGCCAGGACGTCCAGGCGGCCGGTGCGCTCGTGTGGCGGCAGAACGGGCGGAAGCTCGAGGTGCTGCTCGTCCACCGGCCCCGCTACGACGACTGGGGCTGGCCCAAGGGCAAGCTGGACCCGGGCGAGAGCCTCGTCGAGTGCGCCGTCCGCGAGGTGGCCGAGGAGACCGGCGTCCACGTGGCCCTGGGCCAGCCGTTGTCCACGGTGCGGTACCGGCTCAAGGACGGCCGGGTCAAGCACTCGCACTACTGGGCCGCGGAGGAGATCGACGACGGCGCACAGAGCCCGCAGGGCCGACCGGCGGTCACGCCCGCCGACGGCAAGGAGATCGACGAGGTCCGCTGGGTCGAGGTCGGCGCGGCGCGGGAGCTGCTGACCTACCCGCACGACCGCGAGCCGCTGGGGGTGCTGGTGGACCAGTGGCGCGACGAACGGCTGCGGACCTGGACGATGATCGTCCTGCGTCACGCCCGCTCCCGGAAGCGCTCGGCGTGGAAGGGTCCGGAGTCCGCGCGTCCGCTCACCCCGGCGGGGGAGCTGCAGGCGCACAACCTCGTCCCGATGCTCGCCGCGTACGGGGTGGAGGAGGTCATCACCTCGCCGTGGGAGCGCTGCGCGGCGACCGTGCGGCCCTACCTCGAGGCCACCGGCATCGGGGCCGAGCTGCGGCCGGAGCTGACCGAGGACGCGCACGCCAAGCGCGCCAGGCCCGTGCGCGAGCTCGTGCGCAAGGAGCTCTCCCGGCGCAACGTCCCCGTGGTCGTGTGCACCCACCGGCCCGTGCTGCCCACGGTCGTGGCCGAGATCGCCAAGCGCACCCCGCACCGCATCATGCGCCAGGTGCCGGAGTCCGACCCGTGGCTGAAGAAGGGCGAGATGCTCGTGGTGCACGTCGCCAAGCGCCCGGGCCGCTCCGGCGTCGTCGCGGCCCTGGAGAAGTACCGCGCCCGGGAGTAG
- a CDS encoding acyl-CoA dehydrogenase family protein, with product MAATVRPTDTTAARTGVRADGPAHVSERESRKVAEQARQSDWSRPSFAKELYLGRFRPDLITPHPRPAPEDARRGEAFLATLEEYVREHVDGLAIDRDARIPDEVVQGLARLGAFGIKVPAAYGGLGLGQVHYNRALMVLGTASPALGALISAHQSIGVPEPVKQFGTEEQRQRFLPRCAAGAISAFLLTEPDVGSDPARLHTTAAPTDDGDYVIDGVKLWSTNGVVAELLVVLARVPRSEGHPGGITAFVVEADSPGITVERRNAFMGLRGLENGVTRFHQVRVPAANVIGREGMGLKIALTTLNSGRLSIPALCVGSSKWSLKIAREWAGARVQWGRRVGEHAAVAHKIAFIATTTYAQEAVVELAGHLADSGETDIRIEAALAKLYASEKAWQVADALVQVRGGRGFETADSLAARGERAVPVEQVLRDLRINRIFEGSSEIMHLLIAREAVDTHLAVAGDLVDPEASLGARAGAAGRAAAFYAGWLPGLLTGEGQRPGAYGEYGPLATHLRFVERSSRRLARSTFYGMARWQGGLEHKQGFLGRIVDIGAELFAMTAVCTRAQMQLEDDPPAVGRAAQRLAGAYCRRSRLEVERLFDELWANTDADDERLAKEVLDGTHTWAEAGIVDLSEGTGPWIADASPGPARAPDVSRRMLEVPGGVTSVADVLGGAGAAAAAPR from the coding sequence ATGGCTGCGACGGTGCGACCCACCGACACGACAGCCGCGCGGACCGGTGTGCGGGCGGACGGCCCGGCACACGTGAGCGAGCGCGAGTCACGCAAGGTGGCCGAACAGGCCCGGCAGAGCGATTGGAGCAGACCGAGCTTCGCCAAGGAGCTCTACCTGGGCCGGTTCCGGCCCGACCTCATCACCCCCCACCCGCGCCCCGCCCCCGAGGACGCCCGTCGTGGCGAGGCCTTCCTGGCCACCCTCGAGGAGTACGTCCGGGAGCACGTGGACGGCCTGGCGATCGACCGGGACGCCCGCATCCCCGACGAGGTGGTCCAGGGCCTGGCGCGCCTGGGTGCCTTCGGCATCAAGGTCCCGGCCGCCTACGGCGGGCTGGGGCTGGGGCAGGTCCACTACAACCGGGCGCTCATGGTGCTCGGTACGGCCAGCCCGGCCCTGGGCGCGCTCATCTCCGCGCACCAGTCCATCGGCGTGCCCGAGCCGGTCAAGCAGTTCGGCACCGAGGAGCAGAGGCAGAGGTTCCTGCCGCGGTGCGCGGCGGGCGCGATCTCCGCGTTCCTCCTCACCGAGCCCGACGTCGGCTCCGACCCGGCCCGGCTGCACACCACCGCCGCCCCCACCGACGACGGCGACTACGTCATCGACGGGGTCAAGCTGTGGTCGACCAACGGGGTCGTGGCCGAGCTGCTCGTGGTCCTCGCGCGCGTCCCCCGCTCCGAGGGGCACCCCGGGGGCATCACCGCGTTCGTCGTCGAGGCCGACAGCCCCGGCATCACGGTCGAGCGGCGCAACGCCTTCATGGGCCTGCGGGGCCTGGAGAACGGCGTCACCCGGTTCCACCAGGTGCGGGTCCCGGCCGCCAACGTCATCGGGCGTGAGGGCATGGGGCTCAAGATCGCCCTCACGACGCTGAACTCCGGTCGGCTGTCGATCCCGGCGCTGTGCGTGGGCTCGAGCAAGTGGAGCCTGAAGATCGCCCGCGAGTGGGCCGGGGCGCGCGTGCAGTGGGGCCGGCGGGTCGGCGAGCACGCCGCCGTCGCCCACAAGATCGCCTTCATCGCGACGACGACGTACGCCCAGGAGGCCGTGGTCGAGCTGGCCGGGCACCTGGCGGACTCGGGCGAGACCGACATCCGCATCGAGGCGGCGCTGGCCAAGCTCTACGCCTCGGAGAAGGCGTGGCAGGTCGCCGACGCCCTCGTCCAGGTCCGCGGCGGCCGGGGCTTCGAGACGGCGGACTCCCTCGCCGCCCGCGGCGAGCGGGCGGTGCCGGTCGAGCAGGTCCTGAGGGACCTGCGCATCAACCGGATCTTCGAGGGCTCCAGCGAGATCATGCACCTGCTCATCGCCCGCGAGGCGGTGGACACCCACCTCGCGGTTGCCGGCGACCTCGTCGACCCCGAGGCCTCCCTCGGGGCGCGGGCCGGGGCGGCCGGGCGCGCGGCGGCGTTCTACGCCGGCTGGCTGCCCGGGCTGCTCACCGGGGAGGGCCAGCGGCCGGGCGCCTACGGGGAGTACGGGCCGCTGGCGACGCACCTGCGCTTCGTCGAGCGGTCCTCGCGCCGGCTGGCCCGGTCGACGTTCTACGGGATGGCGCGGTGGCAGGGCGGTCTCGAGCACAAGCAGGGCTTCCTCGGCCGGATCGTCGACATCGGGGCGGAGCTGTTCGCCATGACGGCGGTGTGCACCCGGGCCCAGATGCAGCTCGAGGACGACCCGCCCGCGGTCGGCCGGGCCGCGCAGCGCCTCGCCGGCGCGTACTGCAGGCGGTCCCGGCTCGAGGTCGAGCGGCTCTTCGACGAGCTGTGGGCCAACACCGACGCCGACGACGAGCGGCTCGCCAAGGAGGTCCTCGACGGCACGCACACGTGGGCCGAGGCCGGGATCGTCGACCTCTCCGAGGGCACCGGTCCCTGGATCGCCGACGCGTCCCCGGGCCCGGCCCGGGCGCCCGACGTCTCGCGGCGCATGCTCGAGGTGCCCGGCGGCGTCACGTCGGTGGCCGACGTGCTCGGCGGGGCGGGCGCCGCCGCGGCGGCGCCCCGGTAG
- the pstS gene encoding phosphate ABC transporter substrate-binding protein PstS, with the protein MTVKLGNRRFASLAAIGALSLVLTACGSGEATEGSDEGGAAAAGLSGELPGAGASSQENAMNGWLAGFTEANPDVNASYDPTGSGTGREQFINGAVLFGGTDSTFDEEELAAGSERCFGGEVVELPLYISPIAVAYNLPGVDTEHINLEPETLAAIFNGDITSWDDPAIAATNEGVELPDLPIVPVNRSDDSGTTENFTEYLAAAGGDAWPHEASETWPVTGTQSGAQTAGVVSTIEAAEGTIGYLDASQVTDVMGTVAVGVGDEFVPFSPEAAAAVVDASPAAEDASDLRLTIDLARDTEESGAYPIVLVSYSMACSTYDSEQDAENVKALLTYIASEEGQQRAADPSVAGSAPISEQLRESVMAAIEQITVA; encoded by the coding sequence ATGACCGTCAAGCTTGGAAACCGTCGCTTCGCGAGCCTCGCCGCGATCGGCGCCCTCTCCCTCGTGCTCACCGCCTGCGGTTCGGGCGAGGCGACCGAGGGCAGCGACGAGGGCGGCGCGGCCGCCGCTGGACTGTCGGGGGAGCTCCCCGGCGCCGGCGCCTCCTCCCAGGAGAACGCCATGAACGGGTGGCTCGCCGGGTTCACCGAGGCCAACCCCGACGTCAACGCCTCGTACGACCCCACGGGCTCGGGCACCGGGCGCGAGCAGTTCATCAACGGCGCGGTCCTCTTCGGTGGCACCGACTCCACCTTCGACGAGGAGGAGCTCGCGGCCGGGTCGGAGCGCTGCTTCGGCGGCGAGGTCGTCGAGCTGCCCCTGTACATCTCCCCGATCGCCGTCGCCTACAACCTGCCCGGTGTCGACACGGAGCACATCAACCTCGAGCCCGAGACCCTCGCGGCGATCTTCAACGGCGACATCACGAGCTGGGACGACCCGGCGATCGCCGCGACCAACGAGGGAGTCGAGCTCCCCGACCTGCCGATCGTGCCGGTCAACCGCTCGGACGACTCGGGCACCACCGAGAACTTCACCGAGTACCTCGCCGCCGCCGGCGGGGACGCCTGGCCGCACGAGGCCAGCGAGACGTGGCCGGTCACCGGCACGCAGTCCGGTGCCCAGACCGCCGGCGTGGTCTCCACCATCGAGGCCGCCGAGGGCACCATCGGCTACCTCGACGCCTCGCAGGTGACGGACGTCATGGGCACCGTCGCCGTCGGCGTCGGTGACGAGTTCGTGCCCTTCTCGCCCGAGGCAGCAGCCGCCGTGGTCGACGCCTCCCCGGCCGCCGAGGACGCCAGTGACCTCCGGCTGACCATCGACCTGGCACGGGACACCGAGGAGTCCGGCGCGTACCCGATCGTGCTCGTCTCCTACTCGATGGCGTGCTCCACCTACGACAGCGAGCAGGACGCGGAGAACGTCAAGGCGCTCCTGACCTACATCGCCAGCGAGGAGGGTCAGCAGCGCGCGGCCGACCCGAGCGTCGCGGGCTCGGCGCCGATCTCGGAGCAGCTGCGCGAGAGCGTCATGGCTGCGATCGAGCAGATCACGGTGGCATGA
- a CDS encoding GNAT family N-acetyltransferase has protein sequence MELNEPRELGARAAEVLALAAEVAVADGVEALSEQTLLDVRSPVRSVRHVLAEAGGELLGYAQVQPGDPASAELAVRPSRRRAGVGRALLDAVRVEPVSVWAHGDLPAARALAHAAGMEAVRELLRMARPLAAVRDEAASDAATDAADADDHDDAVPDARSRPAGPAPAGVVVETFRPGRDEEDWVRLNATAFAAHPEQGRMTVADLRAREAEDWFDPTVLWLARPGPGAPAVASMWVKVVPGEDAGEIYALAVDPDAQGRGLGGHLTRLALAEMAARGLRTATLYVEGDNVAARRTYEREGFVCVATDVQYR, from the coding sequence ATGGAGCTGAACGAGCCGCGCGAGCTCGGCGCACGGGCGGCGGAGGTCCTGGCCCTGGCGGCCGAGGTGGCCGTCGCGGACGGCGTCGAGGCCCTGTCCGAGCAGACACTGCTCGACGTGCGCAGCCCGGTCCGCAGCGTTCGCCACGTCCTGGCCGAGGCCGGCGGGGAGCTCCTCGGGTACGCCCAGGTCCAGCCGGGCGACCCGGCCTCGGCCGAGCTCGCCGTACGCCCGTCCCGGCGCCGGGCCGGCGTCGGGCGCGCCCTCCTCGACGCCGTGCGCGTCGAGCCCGTCTCGGTCTGGGCCCACGGGGACCTCCCGGCCGCGCGCGCCCTGGCGCACGCCGCCGGCATGGAGGCGGTCCGGGAGCTGCTCCGGATGGCCCGGCCGCTGGCCGCCGTGCGTGACGAGGCGGCGTCCGACGCCGCCACCGACGCCGCCGACGCTGACGACCACGACGACGCCGTCCCCGACGCCCGCTCGCGCCCCGCCGGTCCGGCGCCGGCGGGCGTCGTCGTCGAGACGTTCCGGCCCGGCCGGGACGAGGAGGACTGGGTCCGGCTCAACGCCACGGCCTTCGCCGCCCACCCGGAGCAGGGCCGCATGACCGTCGCCGACCTGCGCGCCCGGGAGGCGGAGGACTGGTTCGACCCGACGGTGCTCTGGCTCGCGCGGCCCGGACCCGGGGCGCCCGCGGTGGCGTCGATGTGGGTCAAGGTCGTGCCGGGCGAGGACGCCGGCGAGATCTACGCGCTCGCCGTCGACCCCGACGCGCAGGGCCGCGGCCTCGGCGGGCACCTCACCCGCCTCGCGCTCGCGGAGATGGCCGCGCGGGGTCTGCGCACGGCCACCCTGTACGTCGAGGGGGACAACGTCGCCGCGCGGCGCACCTACGAGCGGGAGGGCTTCGTGTGCGTCGCCACCGACGTCCAGTACCGCTGA
- the pstC gene encoding phosphate ABC transporter permease subunit PstC, with product MTPTPVRPSRLSSAPGRVGNKVFAGVSTGSGLVILVILAAVAGFLLVRSWPAITAAQADYDAIGFMRGESLASYIAPLIFGTLLSSVIALLFAVPLSIAIGLFISHYAPRRMAQGLGYLVDLLAAIPSVVYGMWGMTWLVPQLNPLFAWTGSALGFIPLFQGFQAPAKNIMSAGIVLAVMILPIITATIREVFLQTPRLHEEASLALGATRWEMIRQAVFPFGRSGMISASMLGLGRALGETMAVLMILSPGFLINFYLLQPGQHQTIAANIANQFPEASGLGADVLIATGLALFAITFAVNLLARWVIARRAEFSGAN from the coding sequence ATGACCCCCACACCCGTGCGACCCTCACGGCTGAGCAGCGCCCCCGGCCGCGTCGGGAACAAGGTCTTCGCCGGCGTCAGCACCGGCTCGGGCCTGGTCATCCTCGTCATCCTCGCGGCGGTCGCCGGGTTCCTCCTCGTGAGGTCCTGGCCGGCCATCACCGCCGCGCAGGCCGACTACGACGCCATCGGCTTCATGCGGGGGGAGAGCCTCGCGAGCTACATCGCCCCGCTGATCTTCGGCACGCTGCTCTCGTCCGTCATCGCGCTGCTGTTCGCCGTGCCGCTGAGCATCGCGATCGGTCTGTTCATCTCGCACTACGCGCCGCGACGGATGGCGCAGGGGCTCGGCTACCTCGTCGACCTCCTCGCCGCGATCCCCTCGGTGGTCTACGGCATGTGGGGCATGACCTGGCTCGTGCCCCAGCTCAACCCGCTCTTCGCGTGGACCGGCTCGGCGCTCGGCTTCATCCCCCTCTTCCAGGGCTTCCAGGCCCCGGCGAAGAACATCATGTCCGCCGGGATCGTCCTCGCGGTGATGATCCTGCCCATCATCACGGCGACGATCCGGGAGGTCTTCCTGCAGACTCCTCGGCTGCACGAGGAGGCCTCCCTCGCCCTCGGGGCGACCCGGTGGGAGATGATCCGTCAGGCGGTCTTCCCGTTCGGCCGCTCCGGGATGATCAGCGCGTCCATGCTCGGGCTCGGTCGCGCGCTCGGCGAGACGATGGCCGTGCTGATGATTCTCTCGCCCGGCTTCCTCATCAACTTCTACCTCCTCCAGCCCGGCCAGCACCAGACGATCGCGGCCAACATCGCCAACCAGTTCCCGGAGGCCTCCGGGCTCGGGGCCGACGTCCTCATCGCGACCGGCCTCGCCCTGTTCGCGATCACCTTCGCGGTGAACCTCCTCGCCCGATGGGTCATCGCCCGCCGCGCCGAGTTCTCGGGAGCCAACTGA
- the pstA gene encoding phosphate ABC transporter permease PstA: MPTTTSSIVRKQGALPAWTPWAVLAGSLALALLLFAVVSSPTLAPVVLVGGIVFLVANWAVSRAVEGERVAKDRLATSLVTAAFVIAMIPLVSLVWIVLSKGLTLFSWDFLTTDMTGIFGDMTEGGALHAIIGTLWVTGIASLISIPLGIFTAIYLVEYGRGRLARAITVLVDVMTGIPSIVAGLFAFALFTIVVGPQYRSAFMGAVSLAVLMTPVVVRSVEEMLRLVPNELREASYALGVPKWLTIVKVVLRTAVAGITTGVMIAIARVIGETAPLLMTVGIVATINNDPLEGRIATLPVFAYRQYAQGGVGADRAWAAALTLVAIVMLLNLVARLVSRYFSPRGLAR, encoded by the coding sequence ATGCCCACCACCACCTCCTCGATCGTGCGCAAGCAGGGCGCCCTCCCGGCGTGGACGCCGTGGGCCGTGCTGGCCGGTTCGCTCGCGCTGGCTCTCCTCCTCTTCGCCGTCGTGTCCTCACCCACCCTCGCGCCGGTCGTCCTCGTGGGCGGGATCGTCTTCCTCGTGGCGAACTGGGCGGTCTCCCGCGCCGTCGAGGGTGAGCGGGTGGCGAAGGACCGGCTGGCCACCTCGCTGGTGACAGCGGCCTTCGTCATCGCGATGATCCCGCTGGTCTCGCTCGTGTGGATCGTGCTCAGCAAGGGCCTGACCCTGTTCAGCTGGGACTTCCTCACGACCGACATGACCGGCATCTTCGGCGACATGACCGAGGGCGGTGCCCTCCACGCCATCATCGGGACGCTGTGGGTGACCGGCATCGCGTCGCTCATCTCGATCCCGCTGGGGATCTTCACGGCGATCTACCTCGTCGAGTACGGCCGCGGCCGCCTGGCCCGCGCCATCACCGTCCTCGTCGACGTCATGACGGGCATCCCGTCGATCGTCGCCGGCCTCTTCGCCTTCGCCCTGTTCACGATCGTCGTCGGCCCGCAGTACCGCTCGGCGTTCATGGGTGCCGTCTCGCTCGCCGTGCTCATGACCCCGGTGGTGGTCCGCTCGGTCGAGGAGATGCTGCGGCTCGTGCCGAACGAGCTGCGCGAGGCCTCGTACGCGCTCGGCGTGCCCAAGTGGCTGACCATCGTCAAGGTCGTGCTCCGTACCGCCGTCGCCGGCATCACCACCGGCGTGATGATCGCCATCGCCCGGGTGATCGGCGAGACGGCCCCCCTGCTCATGACGGTCGGCATCGTGGCGACGATCAACAACGACCCGCTCGAGGGCCGCATCGCCACCCTGCCGGTCTTCGCCTACCGCCAGTACGCCCAGGGCGGCGTGGGGGCTGACCGCGCCTGGGCGGCGGCCCTGACCCTCGTGGCGATCGTCATGCTCCTCAACCTCGTGGCCCGCCTGGTGAGCCGGTACTTCTCACCCCGAGGGCTCGCCCGATGA
- a CDS encoding RNA degradosome polyphosphate kinase — translation MPSTEPVGAVDQTDGVETEAVDETEPVDSTDTDQTDGERTASGPVREPATRRGTPAGPGDGALHLDGHGPSTGADDDEESDEDPDEDLEEDDEDLLAAKARRRSRVLAGVSASSASLAQQAAAAVAEARADNRPPEEADLPEGRFADRELSWLAFNERVLEQAEDQSVPILERAWFLAIFASNLDEFYMVRVAGLKRRIATGMAVTAASGLSPRQVLEALSARAKELTERHARVFAEDVQPKLAEEGIGILHWEDLAESERDRLHKFFRKQIFPVLTPLAVDPAHPFPYISGLSLNLAVLVRNPTTGKEHFARVKIPPLLPRFIAVDSEGRPYRPEDVPTDAGGRTSYLPLEEVVAHHLDALFPGMEIVEHHTFRVTRNEDVEVEEDDAENLLKALEKELVRRRFGPAVRLEVAAGISSHVLALLKRELGVDDQDVFELAAPLDLTGLNVIHDLDRPGLKYPKFVPVTAQGLAEVESANPTDFFEAIRSRDILLHHPYDSFSTSVQQFLAQAAADPKVLAIKQTLYRTSGDSPIVDSLIDAATAGKQVLAIVEIKARFDEQANISWARKLEQAGVHVVYGIVGLKTHAKLSLVVRQETDGLRRYCHVGTGNYHPKTARGYEDLGLLTCDRDVGQDLTRLFNQLSGYAPRTRFHRLLVAPRSIRPGLVERIEREIENKRAGKEAWVRFKSNSIVDEAIIDALYRASQAGVQVDIVVRGICAVRAGVQGLSENIRVRSILGRFLEHARVYAFANGGEPEVWIGSADLMHRNLDRRVEALIKIADPDQIDYLVTLLDVSVSDTTSSWHLDADGWHRRHLGPEGERLADLQEMLMARARRRVAASR, via the coding sequence GTGCCCAGCACCGAGCCGGTCGGCGCCGTCGACCAGACCGACGGCGTCGAGACCGAGGCCGTCGACGAGACCGAGCCCGTCGACAGCACCGACACCGACCAGACCGACGGCGAGCGCACCGCGAGCGGGCCGGTCCGCGAGCCGGCCACCAGGCGCGGCACGCCAGCCGGGCCGGGCGACGGCGCGCTGCACCTCGACGGGCACGGGCCGTCGACCGGTGCCGACGACGACGAGGAGTCCGACGAGGACCCCGACGAGGACCTCGAGGAGGACGACGAGGACCTCCTCGCCGCCAAGGCCCGCCGGCGCTCGCGGGTCCTCGCCGGCGTGAGTGCGTCCTCGGCCTCGCTCGCCCAGCAGGCGGCCGCCGCCGTCGCCGAGGCGCGCGCGGACAACCGGCCCCCCGAGGAGGCGGACCTGCCCGAGGGCCGCTTCGCCGACCGCGAGCTGTCCTGGCTGGCGTTCAACGAGCGGGTGCTGGAGCAGGCCGAGGACCAGAGCGTCCCCATCCTCGAACGCGCCTGGTTCCTGGCGATCTTCGCCTCCAACCTCGACGAGTTCTACATGGTGCGCGTCGCCGGGCTCAAGCGGCGCATCGCCACCGGGATGGCGGTCACGGCCGCGTCCGGGCTCTCCCCGCGCCAGGTGCTGGAGGCGCTCAGCGCCCGCGCCAAGGAGCTCACCGAGCGTCACGCCCGGGTCTTCGCCGAGGACGTCCAGCCCAAGCTCGCCGAGGAGGGCATCGGCATCCTGCACTGGGAGGACCTCGCCGAGTCCGAGCGGGACCGGCTCCACAAGTTCTTCCGCAAGCAGATCTTCCCCGTCCTCACCCCGCTCGCCGTCGACCCGGCCCACCCGTTCCCCTACATCTCCGGTCTCTCGCTCAACCTCGCCGTGCTCGTGCGCAACCCCACGACCGGCAAGGAGCACTTCGCCCGGGTGAAGATCCCGCCGCTGCTGCCCCGGTTCATCGCCGTCGACTCCGAGGGCCGGCCCTACCGCCCCGAGGACGTGCCCACCGACGCCGGCGGCCGCACCTCCTACCTGCCGCTCGAGGAGGTCGTCGCCCACCACCTCGACGCCCTGTTCCCCGGCATGGAGATCGTCGAGCACCACACCTTCCGGGTCACCCGCAACGAGGACGTCGAGGTCGAGGAGGACGACGCCGAGAACCTCCTCAAGGCGCTGGAGAAGGAGCTCGTGCGGCGCCGGTTCGGTCCCGCGGTGCGCCTGGAGGTGGCCGCGGGCATCAGCTCCCACGTCCTCGCGCTGCTCAAGCGCGAGCTCGGCGTGGACGACCAGGACGTCTTCGAGCTGGCCGCGCCGCTGGACCTCACCGGGCTCAACGTCATCCACGACCTGGACCGGCCGGGCCTGAAGTACCCCAAGTTCGTGCCGGTCACCGCGCAGGGCCTGGCCGAGGTCGAGTCGGCGAACCCCACCGACTTCTTCGAGGCCATCCGCTCCCGGGACATCCTCCTGCACCACCCGTACGACTCGTTCTCCACCTCGGTCCAGCAGTTCCTCGCCCAGGCCGCCGCCGACCCCAAGGTCCTGGCGATCAAGCAGACCCTGTACCGCACGTCCGGGGACTCCCCGATCGTGGACTCCCTCATCGACGCCGCCACCGCCGGCAAGCAGGTCCTGGCCATCGTCGAGATCAAGGCCAGGTTCGACGAGCAGGCCAACATCTCCTGGGCGCGCAAGCTCGAGCAGGCCGGGGTGCACGTCGTCTACGGCATCGTCGGGCTCAAGACCCACGCCAAGCTCTCCCTCGTGGTACGCCAGGAGACCGACGGCCTGCGCCGGTACTGCCACGTCGGCACCGGCAACTACCACCCCAAGACGGCGCGCGGCTACGAGGACCTCGGGCTGCTCACCTGCGACCGGGACGTCGGCCAGGACCTCACCCGCCTGTTCAACCAGCTCTCCGGCTACGCCCCGCGCACGCGCTTCCACCGCCTGCTCGTCGCCCCCCGGTCGATCCGGCCCGGGCTGGTCGAGCGGATCGAGCGCGAGATCGAGAACAAGCGGGCCGGCAAGGAGGCGTGGGTCAGGTTCAAGTCCAACTCCATCGTCGACGAGGCGATCATCGACGCGCTCTACCGCGCCAGCCAGGCGGGGGTGCAGGTCGACATCGTCGTGCGAGGCATCTGCGCCGTGCGCGCCGGCGTTCAGGGGCTGAGCGAGAACATCCGGGTCCGCTCCATCCTGGGCCGGTTCCTCGAGCACGCCCGGGTGTACGCGTTCGCGAACGGCGGCGAGCCGGAGGTGTGGATCGGCTCGGCCGACCTCATGCACCGCAACCTCGACCGCCGGGTCGAGGCCCTCATCAAGATCGCCGACCCCGACCAGATCGACTACCTCGTCACGCTGCTGGACGTGTCCGTCTCGGACACCACCTCCTCGTGGCACCTCGACGCCGACGGGTGGCACCGCCGGCACCTCGGGCCCGAGGGGGAGCGGCTCGCCGACCTCCAGGAGATGCTCATGGCCCGGGCCCGGCGCCGCGTGGCGGCCTCGCGGTGA